One part of the Bacillus solimangrovi genome encodes these proteins:
- a CDS encoding S-layer homology domain-containing protein — MSYKKFLATATVSAVAVTTAVSSASASYFPDVSDSSVYSKPIESLVDSGVITGYPDGTFQPNKTLIREHAAIMFVRALKLDVPVDAVERLEVYSDVNAQTKNADKVAALLGAGIVKGDEGTFSPNQDLTREIMATWLVRAFDLKEISSVKVPLTDLKTASNEHRKNIEILYQNGITTGNTDGTYAPKKGVTRAQFATFFYRAFNQAESGVSNVERLDDLVVGIGGKVNLSKKVEVTYKDGKKKEVNVKWDNTSIDTSKEGKYEITGTVDGIVEKAYLTVYVEEVDLKIEDVEALNLKQIELTFNHTRFEGGHPENLSYYTLRESDDDEIELLDATLEDNKLILTLKEATQGKFELVVDKAITGDEEDFDIRLKDTTPPEVISAKAIAEDIVQVEFSEAMDFKTENGEEVTNRDIEDSIELEKGPRVKEMTVYEHGKVVNIKFSDELVDKKEYKLELTDDLRDYFGFKLEEKKFEFDVKYDKNDPELVEVKNVYPNKVTLVFDKDIKLADSRHVEGYFHHTNGGIDADKVTLQNRNEVVITFEEDEPIPAKGELIIDSRAIEDLWGNENKTIRKDIDLKDDKTAPTIKSVKMLDEDDANSSYVQFEVTFDEPVKQELAEDKRLYELVDKDGEDIYVKGVDVIDSTEGFTVLLTIDKRYGEFNNGTYTIVIDDMEDLYENESKQLSIEVKAGSVEAPSEFKGSLIWDKDEEEIILVIDYGREMETKGEYSVSSLDKYELTVDDQTYLLSSLEDEDELEVDLNTYNDGEKVEIVFSKDDDLEGAIETFFEDLKDAAEDKDLDDVELLIGRVSDAEGNKTTSFLNEVTLDSTSTFGVKDDKVTLVDDDTLEFELTDVVYDFDDDDFIVFADDNRNGKYSKSESLDIDDIELDDDDKTVIIKLDEPLDSDGSYGNDKVYITTESTTHTRNRFGQKLKFSNLEVSDSVGPTVKEKDDDEQVFVHEAIGESDKAVISIEFTDDIDPKTVTRLSFDVGDGRFDILSAYVDDETVYLVVDLDRYEVEDLVGEYIEQKAPIADTNDNVVEDLDLKVIDEEDKLDIDDLD, encoded by the coding sequence ATGTCATATAAAAAATTTCTCGCAACAGCAACTGTTAGTGCGGTGGCAGTTACAACTGCGGTATCTTCTGCATCTGCATCATATTTTCCAGATGTGAGTGATTCAAGTGTCTATAGTAAACCAATTGAATCACTTGTTGATTCAGGCGTAATTACGGGCTATCCTGATGGGACTTTCCAACCGAATAAAACACTTATTCGTGAGCATGCTGCAATCATGTTTGTTCGTGCATTGAAGTTAGATGTTCCAGTTGATGCTGTTGAGCGTTTGGAAGTATATTCAGATGTAAATGCACAAACGAAAAATGCAGATAAAGTTGCTGCACTACTTGGAGCAGGTATTGTGAAGGGTGATGAAGGGACGTTTAGCCCGAATCAAGATTTAACTCGTGAGATTATGGCAACTTGGCTTGTTCGAGCATTTGACTTAAAAGAAATATCTAGTGTAAAGGTACCATTAACAGATTTGAAGACAGCGTCTAATGAGCACCGTAAAAATATTGAGATTCTCTATCAAAATGGAATTACAACAGGAAATACGGATGGAACTTATGCACCAAAGAAAGGTGTAACACGTGCGCAATTCGCAACATTCTTTTATCGAGCATTTAACCAAGCGGAGAGTGGAGTTTCAAATGTAGAAAGATTAGATGACTTGGTCGTTGGAATTGGTGGTAAAGTTAATTTATCTAAAAAAGTAGAAGTTACATATAAAGATGGAAAGAAAAAAGAAGTTAATGTTAAATGGGACAATACAAGCATCGATACGTCAAAAGAAGGCAAGTATGAAATTACAGGTACGGTTGATGGGATTGTTGAGAAAGCTTATTTAACAGTTTATGTAGAAGAAGTCGATTTGAAGATAGAAGATGTTGAAGCACTCAACTTAAAGCAAATCGAACTAACTTTCAACCATACCCGCTTTGAGGGAGGACATCCTGAGAACTTAAGCTATTATACGCTGAGAGAGTCAGATGATGACGAAATTGAGTTACTAGATGCAACACTTGAAGACAATAAACTGATTTTGACATTAAAAGAAGCAACTCAAGGAAAGTTTGAATTAGTCGTAGATAAAGCTATTACAGGTGATGAAGAGGACTTTGATATTCGCCTTAAGGATACGACGCCACCAGAGGTTATAAGTGCAAAGGCAATTGCTGAAGATATTGTGCAAGTAGAATTTTCTGAAGCAATGGATTTCAAAACAGAAAATGGTGAGGAAGTTACGAACCGTGATATTGAAGATTCGATCGAATTAGAGAAAGGTCCTCGTGTTAAAGAGATGACTGTATATGAGCACGGGAAAGTTGTTAATATTAAGTTTAGCGATGAGTTAGTTGACAAAAAAGAATACAAGTTAGAGCTAACTGATGATTTACGTGATTATTTCGGCTTCAAGTTAGAAGAAAAGAAATTTGAATTCGATGTAAAGTACGATAAAAATGACCCAGAATTAGTAGAAGTGAAGAATGTATATCCCAATAAAGTAACACTTGTATTTGATAAAGACATTAAACTAGCTGATAGCCGTCATGTGGAGGGATATTTCCATCATACGAATGGAGGAATTGATGCCGATAAGGTTACGTTACAAAATCGTAATGAAGTCGTTATTACATTTGAAGAAGATGAGCCAATTCCAGCTAAAGGTGAATTAATTATTGATAGTAGAGCAATTGAAGATCTTTGGGGCAATGAAAATAAAACGATAAGAAAAGATATTGATTTGAAAGATGACAAGACAGCGCCAACGATCAAATCAGTTAAGATGTTAGATGAAGACGATGCGAATAGTAGTTATGTACAGTTTGAAGTGACGTTTGACGAACCAGTGAAGCAAGAGTTAGCTGAAGATAAACGCCTTTATGAGTTAGTTGATAAAGACGGTGAAGATATTTATGTGAAAGGTGTAGATGTAATAGATAGCACAGAAGGATTCACTGTACTATTAACAATTGATAAACGCTACGGTGAATTTAATAACGGTACATATACAATCGTTATTGATGATATGGAAGACTTATATGAAAATGAAAGCAAGCAGTTATCGATTGAAGTGAAAGCAGGTAGTGTTGAGGCACCATCTGAGTTCAAAGGTAGCCTGATATGGGATAAAGATGAAGAAGAGATCATTCTCGTGATTGATTATGGTCGTGAAATGGAAACAAAAGGGGAATACTCTGTTTCATCATTAGATAAGTACGAGTTGACTGTTGATGATCAAACGTATTTGCTTTCTTCGCTTGAAGATGAAGATGAATTAGAAGTTGATCTGAATACGTATAATGATGGTGAGAAAGTTGAGATTGTGTTTTCGAAAGATGATGATCTTGAAGGAGCTATAGAGACATTCTTTGAAGATTTAAAAGATGCTGCAGAAGATAAAGACCTAGATGACGTGGAGCTTCTTATCGGACGTGTTTCAGATGCAGAAGGAAATAAGACAACAAGCTTCTTGAACGAAGTTACATTAGACTCAACATCAACATTTGGAGTGAAAGATGATAAGGTAACGTTAGTTGATGACGATACGTTAGAGTTTGAATTGACAGATGTTGTTTATGATTTTGATGATGATGACTTTATCGTATTTGCTGATGATAATAGGAATGGAAAATATTCTAAGAGTGAATCGTTAGATATTGATGATATTGAGCTTGATGATGATGACAAGACAGTAATAATTAAACTAGATGAACCATTAGATAGTGATGGTTCGTATGGTAATGATAAGGTTTATATTACAACAGAATCAACAACGCACACACGCAATCGATTTGGACAAAAGCTTAAATTTAGTAACCTAGAAGTATCGGATAGTGTCGGACCAACAGTTAAAGAAAAAGATGACGACGAGCAAGTTTTCGTTCATGAAGCGATTGGTGAATCTGATAAAGCTGTAATTAGTATTGAGTTCACTGATGATATTGATCCGAAAACGGTAACACGACTTTCCTTTGATGTTGGTGATGGACGTTTTGATATTCTGTCAGCTTATGTTGATGATGAAACCGTTTATCTTGTTGTTGATTTAGATAGATATGAGGTAGAAGACTTAGTTGGCGAATATATCGAGCAAAAAGCTCCAATTGCCGATACGAATGATAATGTTGTAGAAGATCTTGATTTGAAGGTAATTGATGAGGAAGATAAGTTAGATATTGATGATCTAGATTAA
- a CDS encoding C40 family peptidase — protein sequence MRCKALFINLVATFVTIFTIAPNALAAENVTTLLQTAQALKGTPYSFGGSTTSGFDCSGFTSHVFSESGVELPRTSDSQFQVGEKVYKNDLKEGDLVFFNTDGSGISHVGIFMGDGTFIHSATDKGVIVTDFNDPYYWAERYVGAKRILDEETEQQEVAMSAVTLTEEETE from the coding sequence TTGCGATGTAAAGCACTTTTTATTAATTTAGTGGCGACTTTTGTTACAATCTTTACAATCGCCCCCAACGCACTAGCGGCTGAAAATGTTACAACATTATTGCAGACTGCACAAGCGTTGAAAGGAACACCATATTCATTTGGTGGATCAACAACAAGTGGATTTGATTGTTCTGGATTCACTAGTCATGTATTTTCAGAATCCGGAGTAGAATTACCAAGAACTTCAGATAGCCAGTTTCAAGTCGGGGAAAAAGTTTATAAGAATGATTTAAAAGAGGGAGACCTCGTATTCTTCAACACTGATGGAAGTGGCATTTCACATGTTGGTATCTTTATGGGAGATGGCACGTTCATTCACTCAGCTACTGATAAAGGTGTTATTGTTACTGACTTTAATGATCCTTATTATTGGGCAGAACGTTACGTTGGAGCTAAACGCATATTAGATGAAGAAACTGAACAGCAAGAAGTTGCCATGTCAGCAGTAACATTAACAGAGGAAGAAACAGAATAA